The genomic region ATCAGCGTCTTGCGCATATCCTCGCCCTCCTGGGCGTAGATCCAAAACTCGGGATAGCGCTCGTCCTCATAGACCGCTTGACCGAGCGCCAACGACAATGGCCCTGTGGTCGAGGCGATGCGCAGCACCGGCTCGTCGCCATCGTTGACATGGCGGTGCCAGGAGAACATCGGCACCGACAATAAATCTCCCGGCCCCCAATCGTAGCGCACGCCGTCGATGATGCTGTGGCCGTGGCCCTTGAGAAAATAGATGATCGCTTCCACCGTGTGGCGGTGGCCCAGCGACTTCCACTCCTGCCCTTCTTCAGTGTGCGGCGGAATGACGTCATACCATAGACGGTGGGTATGATTGTTGGAACCTAAACGCGCGTCGACGACATAGATATGCTTGTGTTCGCCCAACTGCTTTTCCACGTCGGTCCATTTAAAAAGTACTTCCTGCCCCTTGCGCCGGCCCTGTTCCTCCTTGGCGAACTTGACGCTGTGCATCATCAGTTCGGTATGTTTTTCTTTGATCGACTTAACTTCCATCCATCCTCCTGCGCTTGCTCGATTGGGTAAATTGCGCTGACATTAGCGCAACAGTTGGGCGATGCCAAGGCAGGTTAACCCGGCTTGCCGGTTCGGCGACAAGTTGTTAGCTTGCGCCCATGCGCTGTCCAAAATGCCAATCAGCAACTCTTCGCGAAAAGAACTTTGACGGGGTTAAGATCGATCGCTGCTCATCGTGCCACGGCACCTGGTTCGATGCCCGCGAGTTGGGCCAACTGCTGGCCGCCGAAGCCAACCAGGTGGCCGGCCTGCGACAGGGCGGCGCCAATACAACCGCGGACGACAAACAGGGCAATTGCCCGCGCGACGGTTCGGCGCTCCTGCGAATCTACAGCGCCATCGACCGAGCGGTGGTCTTGGATGCCTGTGCCGATTGTCACGGCATTTGGCTTGACGGCGGTGAATTCGAAAAGCTTTACAACACGCTGACAGCGTAGCGCTTCACTCGCGCAGCTGCGTTTTGGCGGCTTCGGAGATCGCCACCACGGCGGGGTGCTTCAGTTTGCGGTCCAGAGAAACGGCGTAGAAACGTTCGGTCACTTTGCTCAAGCGGCCAACGATGCGCATATCGTCCTGTTTTCGCACCTCCGCCGCGGCCACTGCCGGCGTGAAAAACAACCCCACACCGCGCCGCCCGAACACATGCAACAGCGCGGTGTCTTCAAACTCCGCGACGATCTGCGGCACGATGCTGTGGGCGTCGAACCACTGGTCAAGCGACCGGCGGGCGGTCGTGTTGAGTGTCGGCAGCAAGAGCGGCGCGCCGTGGAGCGAACGCGGGAAACCACGCTGGAAACGCGCCGCGAGTTTGGCGGTCCCGAGCAGCACCATGGCAGATTCGCCGAGCAAGTGGCTAAAGGCCTTGACGTTGAGGGCGGCAACGATCGGCCGGTCAGTCAAGACCACGTCGATTTCATTGGATACTAGCGCCGGCAACAACTGCTCGTTGGTGCCTTCTCGACACACGATGCGGCATGTCGGGCCCAAATTGAGCGCAGGTTGCAATAGCGCGTAAGCCACCAACTTCGGCATGACGTTGGCGACCCCGACCGTCAAGCGAGCGAGCCGCCCCTCCGGCCGCCCCTTGAGAGTGCCCATCATTTCCTGCCCCAGGGAAAAGATCTCGTCGGCATAGCGAAACACCACGTTGCCGGTATCGGTAAGCACGAGTTTGCGCCCGGAGCGGCGAAACAACGCTTCGCCGAGCATGCGCTCCAGAGACTTTATCTGCGCACTGACGGTGGCTTGCGTGAGCTGCAACTGCTCCGCCGCTTGCCCCACGGTGCCGCGCCGCGCCACGGTCCAAAAGTAGAGCAGATGATGATAGTTGAGCCATTCCACGATGGTCTTACATTAGTTCGAATTTTTCTAAGGATCAATCAAATATTATGAGATTGTCTAAATTGCAGATTTACACTATGGTCCCCCGGACAAAACGTCAGGGAGGGTGTGGTTAGGCCATGGCTTATACACCAAACGAATTCAATTATCAGGACTCCGGCAAGCTATTCGAGCCCGATACGGTGCTGCCGGCGCAATACTATGCAACCATCCAAAAGGGCCATCAACAAGATCCTGAACGGCGTCTGATGATCGCGGTGCTGGAAGACGTCGTGGCTTGCCTTTCGGTCAACCCCAAACAATGTTCGCGGCGCCAGCGCCTCGATTTCTACAGCGCGCATTACTGGGTCAATGCGCCGACGCAGGGCGAGTGGATCTTTTCGTTCCACAACATTTGTGAAACTTTGGGCTTCGATCCCGAGTATCTGCGCCGCGGTCTCAATCGTTGGGCCAAGCGCTATGAAAATTCCAGCGCTGCTAGGCGTTCGAGCCGCGAGTCGCCGCGCTACAAGCCGCTGCGCTTAAGAGCGGTGTTCTAATGCGATTTTAAGCGGGAATCGATTTAGCGAAGATAAACCAGTGGAAAGCGACGTTACTTTGCCAGTGAACATGTCAGCGGCGGCAAGGTGGCGATGACAACCGAGCCCGCCGCTCACGACAACCCCGCCGGCTGGCGCCGGCGGGGTTGTGAAACTTGAAACTTACGCCATTTCCAATCTGCGAATCCGATCGTCAAGATCGGGGTGGGTCGACAGCCAGGCCATCAGGCCGCCGCTCTTGCCTGACGAAATTTTTAAGGTCGCGAGCGAGCCCTGTGAATCATCGGTCAGCTCCAGAGTGCGCTTGAGCTTTCTCAAGCCGGCAAGCATGTTCTCGCGACCGGCTAAGGTCGCGCCGCCGGCATCGGCCCGGTACTCGCGCGCCCGCGAGAACGCGGCGACCACGAACATGCCAAGGATACTAAAGACGATTTCAAACAAGATCACCGCCCCAAAGTGCACCCAGTGGCGCATCCTTTCATCAACAAACTGACTGACCGTCCAGGCAATAAGTCGCGCGAAGAACATCACGAAGGCGTTCACTACGCCTTGAATCAAGGTCATTGTCACCATGTCGCCGTTGGCGATATGGGCCACTTCGTGGCCAAGAACCCCGTCAGCCTCGTTGCGGTTCATGTAATTCAGCAAGCCGGACGAGACCGCAACCAACGAGCGCGACTTGGTCGGACCGGTCGCAAAAGCATTGACCTCCGGGCTGTCGTAGATGCCGACTTCCGGCAGGGCGGGTAATCTCGCGCCCCTGGCTAAAGCATGGACGCGATCGATGAGCCAGCGCTCATTGGGGTCGCGGGTCATCGGATCGAGGACGCGCACACCCATCATCCATTTGGCCATCACCCTGGACAAAGCCAGCGAGATAAACGCTCCGGTGAAGCCCCACAAGAGACAAAAGACCGCCAGCGCCTGCAGATTGATACCGCGGTTGCTTAGATAGGGCTGGATTCCTAATAGACTGGTTACGGTTGTGATCGTCAGTATGATCAGCAGGTTAACGCCGATAAAAAGCCCGATTCGTTTAGCCATCTGCATGGACTGCCCCCCTCCTTAAGGGTAAAATTAATATGGTCATCTTACGGGGTTACGGCAATTCGGAAAAAACTAAGCTTTGCATAGCCAGGAACGAAGCTATCAAAGGTGGAACGATTTCATGATCTGGCTCGAGACCGGGTTCTCGATTTTACGCGCGGCCGCCACCAGGTAAAATTCTTCATAGACTCCCGGGAGTTGGCCCAGCACCACCAGTTGACCAGCTCTGATCAGGTCTTCCGCCGCAAAGGTCGGGATCGGGATGATACCGATACCGTCCACGGCCATGAATTTCTGCAATGTCGTATCCTGAGTTTCGGCAATGACATCCATGGTTATCTCGGCCGTTTTGAAGTAATGCTCCAAATCATCGCGGAGCCTGCTGTGGGCAGTTGGCAAAATCATCGGCGCCTTCGCCAGCGAATTGGGAAACTCGGCCTGGAGCGATTTGAACTTGGCTGCGGCGCAGAGACTCACGGGGACCTTGGCGATACTTCGCGAATATAAGCCGCGAGCTTCGTGGGTTGACGGCACATAGTTGGAAATGAACAGATCGATCTGGTGCAGCGCAAGCTCGCGCACCAGCTCGTCCCCCTTGCCTTCCAATACCGTAACCATGCAGTCGCCAATTTTGTAAGCAGCCTGTACCACGGCTAGCGTCAAATGCTTGGGCACACTGTCGAGGGCGGCGATTTGCACGTGGGTGCGGGTCGGCACCAGCCGGTCGTGCAGCACCGCCAGCATTTCATCGCCGGTGCGAAAAATTTCGTTGGCATAGCGCAGCGCCATGCGCCCGGCTTCATTCAAAACCAACTTTTTATGCTGGCGCTCAAAAAGCTTGACCCCGATGGTATCTTCAAACTGCTTGAGCTGCGCGCTGAGGGTGGGCTGCCCCAAGCGCAGCGTCTCCGCCGCCCGGGCGATACTCCCCTCGCTGGCAATCGTCTTGAAATAAAGCAGATGATGATAATTGATCCAAGGCTTCATAAAACTGTTTCGTTTGCGGATTTTTCAGAATCTACCACCTGAGGCGAGCTACGCAA from Deltaproteobacteria bacterium harbors:
- a CDS encoding cupin domain-containing protein, with the translated sequence MEVKSIKEKHTELMMHSVKFAKEEQGRRKGQEVLFKWTDVEKQLGEHKHIYVVDARLGSNNHTHRLWYDVIPPHTEEGQEWKSLGHRHTVEAIIYFLKGHGHSIIDGVRYDWGPGDLLSVPMFSWHRHVNDGDEPVLRIASTTGPLSLALGQAVYEDERYPEFWIYAQEGEDMRKTLIPGGGSKIEDAKLLNSGAAKLYAEQVAFAMHEETLRRNSKVLVKQKDLVFEPTAMGNIAYVVDPRIGFHAKALGVVMAEIPPGKRSGAHRHLYDEIDLVVGGKGKVIVEDKEYNFDTLDVLAIPVFQWHQYFNTGNEPLRILGINTRLAMDNLGLSLTHQGEKADYV
- the nhaR gene encoding transcriptional activator NhaR; this encodes MEWLNYHHLLYFWTVARRGTVGQAAEQLQLTQATVSAQIKSLERMLGEALFRRSGRKLVLTDTGNVVFRYADEIFSLGQEMMGTLKGRPEGRLARLTVGVANVMPKLVAYALLQPALNLGPTCRIVCREGTNEQLLPALVSNEIDVVLTDRPIVAALNVKAFSHLLGESAMVLLGTAKLAARFQRGFPRSLHGAPLLLPTLNTTARRSLDQWFDAHSIVPQIVAEFEDTALLHVFGRRGVGLFFTPAVAAAEVRKQDDMRIVGRLSKVTERFYAVSLDRKLKHPAVVAISEAAKTQLRE
- the htpX gene encoding protease HtpX; its protein translation is MAKRIGLFIGVNLLIILTITTVTSLLGIQPYLSNRGINLQALAVFCLLWGFTGAFISLALSRVMAKWMMGVRVLDPMTRDPNERWLIDRVHALARGARLPALPEVGIYDSPEVNAFATGPTKSRSLVAVSSGLLNYMNRNEADGVLGHEVAHIANGDMVTMTLIQGVVNAFVMFFARLIAWTVSQFVDERMRHWVHFGAVILFEIVFSILGMFVVAAFSRAREYRADAGGATLAGRENMLAGLRKLKRTLELTDDSQGSLATLKISSGKSGGLMAWLSTHPDLDDRIRRLEMA
- a CDS encoding LysR family transcriptional regulator, which gives rise to MKPWINYHHLLYFKTIASEGSIARAAETLRLGQPTLSAQLKQFEDTIGVKLFERQHKKLVLNEAGRMALRYANEIFRTGDEMLAVLHDRLVPTRTHVQIAALDSVPKHLTLAVVQAAYKIGDCMVTVLEGKGDELVRELALHQIDLFISNYVPSTHEARGLYSRSIAKVPVSLCAAAKFKSLQAEFPNSLAKAPMILPTAHSRLRDDLEHYFKTAEITMDVIAETQDTTLQKFMAVDGIGIIPIPTFAAEDLIRAGQLVVLGQLPGVYEEFYLVAAARKIENPVSSQIMKSFHL